A window of Fluoribacter dumoffii NY 23 contains these coding sequences:
- a CDS encoding glycosyltransferase family 39 protein — MLFPIKKNSILSSEIECPSYCSIFSLILYSMLIWWLAHVISDANLDKYDDMLESYAWGSLWSWGHDKHPPLFGWIAAAWFQIFPHTNEFFYLLSYAVVALGLLGVFCLTPFFMSNVLGSSLSNDAYLQCCKKFSFLSVALLLLAFPYTTLAAKYNANSILLMLWPWTIYGFLKATQKSQSWLECLLNSFFFGLMAALSMLGKYFSGILLLTLLFVSLLPLYRSWYRSFSPYLSLLIFCICLAPHFYWLTQHNFPTLVYLQAKGDGKIHWIFCLKFLFVPLLYWCIPWYVVLVTFFEGPWYQRMVNSWRAIHLKNDALWWIAILPFIFTLLAGFLGFVKLTYPWAIPLGLAFPLLWLRNSLLLSPVKNKKVFQPLQLKTIGFIYLCVVIFIAVGIRIYAAYTQDVHYYLSQKEAAVDIFKYWHELYPSEKPAWIVAEKKAASLSFYNKSWDKVKVYPSFPSAAPASYNAAPDWDKGRGVIYCFVGQDTYSVQQRDSLPCVKKAAFWLQQRGYTDVVFKIFHNHREGLLFPKPLTFSFAVFFAKKEKNI; from the coding sequence GTGTTATTCCCTATCAAAAAAAATAGTATTTTATCATCGGAAATAGAGTGTCCTTCTTATTGTTCTATTTTTTCTTTAATTCTTTATAGCATGTTAATCTGGTGGCTTGCACATGTCATTAGTGATGCTAACTTAGATAAATATGATGATATGTTAGAAAGCTATGCATGGGGCAGTTTGTGGTCATGGGGACATGATAAACATCCTCCCCTTTTCGGTTGGATTGCTGCTGCTTGGTTTCAAATTTTTCCACACACAAATGAATTTTTTTATCTTTTGTCCTATGCAGTAGTTGCTTTAGGTCTATTAGGTGTCTTTTGCTTGACTCCTTTTTTTATGAGCAATGTTCTTGGCTCGTCTCTTTCTAATGATGCATATTTACAATGCTGCAAAAAATTTAGCTTCTTGAGTGTGGCTTTACTTTTGCTTGCTTTTCCATATACAACTTTAGCTGCAAAATATAATGCAAATAGCATCTTACTTATGCTTTGGCCCTGGACTATTTATGGTTTTTTAAAGGCGACACAAAAGTCTCAAAGTTGGTTAGAATGTTTATTAAACAGCTTTTTCTTTGGTTTGATGGCTGCTTTGTCAATGCTAGGTAAGTATTTTTCAGGGATACTTTTACTTACCTTATTGTTTGTTAGTTTGTTACCTTTATATCGTAGTTGGTATCGCAGTTTTTCTCCTTATCTTTCTTTATTGATCTTTTGTATCTGCTTAGCCCCACATTTTTATTGGCTAACACAGCATAATTTTCCCACTCTAGTGTATTTGCAAGCAAAGGGAGATGGAAAAATACATTGGATTTTTTGTCTAAAATTTTTATTCGTGCCTTTATTATATTGGTGCATACCTTGGTATGTGGTTCTTGTTACATTTTTTGAGGGCCCCTGGTATCAGCGTATGGTGAATAGTTGGCGTGCAATTCATTTAAAAAATGATGCTTTATGGTGGATAGCTATCTTGCCTTTTATCTTTACTTTGCTGGCAGGTTTTTTGGGTTTCGTTAAATTGACTTATCCTTGGGCTATTCCTTTGGGTTTGGCCTTTCCGTTACTATGGCTTCGTAATTCACTTCTTCTGAGTCCGGTAAAGAATAAAAAGGTTTTTCAGCCACTACAATTAAAAACGATTGGATTCATCTATTTATGTGTCGTAATTTTTATCGCTGTGGGTATACGCATTTATGCTGCGTATACACAAGACGTGCATTATTATTTGTCACAGAAGGAGGCAGCAGTAGACATTTTTAAATATTGGCATGAATTATATCCTTCAGAAAAGCCTGCATGGATTGTTGCCGAGAAAAAAGCAGCCAGCTTATCTTTTTACAATAAAAGTTGGGACAAAGTAAAAGTTTACCCTAGTTTTCCATCAGCCGCTCCTGCATCATACAACGCTGCTCCTGATTGGGATAAAGGAAGAGGAGTTATTTACTGCTTTGTGGGACAAGATACTTATTCTGTTCAACAAAGAGACTCTTTACCTTGTGTAAAAAAAGCTGCTTTTTGGCTACAACAACGAGGGTATACTGATGTTGTTTTTAAGATTTTTCATAATCACCGTGAAGGGCTCTTATTTCCCAAACCACTGACTTTTTCATTTGCTGTTTTTTTTGCTAAAAAAGAAAAAAATATTTAA